One segment of Brassica napus cultivar Da-Ae chromosome C3, Da-Ae, whole genome shotgun sequence DNA contains the following:
- the LOC125583387 gene encoding uncharacterized protein LOC125583387: MSIIEDTSIDQSTFECDDQFLNFQPFEKIGNGTLNTHFLIDVVGQVSSLRDVQTVQVAGNDKKKVEFRLMDINMPNDEFALALTATKNDKRPIKDLIDDWNDVGIISISEIITATQEEDCKIICSIESIDTDWSWFIFGHVSRNRCNMRCMRIKSKGGGNLAPNEKPIFWCTTCRVNTTTVTPQFKLHLTVKDDTSTCKLMLLDSVAKVIVGFEAKDIWDGSYEEIEDPDILPQAITDLVGKSFCFGLTLGSENVKNGSDIFLVSQVWSGDKILQLESNSEPITHVSSGSSIMSGGEVSIREKNEASSSEGSSTPFSKRKGKDQVDQTSTSKKMCTKLVKMENIKDDDLNV, from the exons ATGTCTATCATTGAAGACACCTCTATAGACCAAAGTACTTTTGAGTGTGATGATCAGTTTCTGAATTTCCAACCTTTTGAAAAGATTGGAAATGGAACTCTTAATACTCACTTCCTGATCG ATGTTGTTGGTCAAGTTTCCAGTCTTCGTGACGTCCAAACTGTCCAAGTTGCGGGGaatgataagaaaaaagttgaaTTTCGCTTAATGGACATCAA tatgCCAAATGATGAGTTTGCTCTTGCTCTAACGGCTACAAAGAATGACAAGCGTCCGATCAAGGATCTAATTGATGATTGGAATGATGTTGGTATTATATCTATCTCTGAAATCATCACAGCAACTCAG GAGGAGGATTGCAAAATAATCTGCTCAATCGAATCTATTGATACGGATTGGAGCTGGTTTATTTTTGGTCATGTTAGCCGGAATAGGTGTAACATGCGTTGCATGAGAATCAAATCGAAGGGTGGTGGTAATTTGGCTCCAAATGAGAAACCAATATTCTGGTGCACAACATGTCGTGTTAATACCACCACCGTAACCCCACA ATTCAAATTGCATCTCACTGTCAAGGATGACACCAGTACTTGCAAACTAATGCTTCTTGATTCTGTTGCTAAAGTCATTGTGGGCTTTGAGGCTAAAGATATTTGGGATGGTTCCTATGAAGAG ATTGAAGATCCAGATATTTTGCCTCAAGCTATAACAGATTTGGTTGgaaaatctttttgttttggtctTACTCTTGGTtctgaaaatgttaaaaatggaTCAGACATCTTTTTGGTTTCACAAGTATGGTCTGGTGATAAGATTCTCCAACTCGAGTCCAACTCTGAGCCTATTACTCATGTTAGCTCTGGTTCATCAATTATGTCCGGTGGAGAg GTTTCTATAAGAGAAAAAAACGAAGCAAGTTCATCAGAAGGTTCTTCAACGCCATTTTCAAAGCGTAAGGGAAAAGATCAAGTTGATCAGACTTCAACTTCCAAAAAAATGTGCACCAAGCTGGTGAAGATGGAGAATATTAAAGATGATGATCTTaatgtttag